A region from the Stygiolobus caldivivus genome encodes:
- a CDS encoding MFS transporter, translating into MSAFSVPLSSVLFIISAYGYTMAILGLLAGYISAKFKVQTVLYLSAVLSFVGLLGRALLLDFQEFLFSAILAAVSYPLAVAPVGSIAESLFKGRSQTVVGITVGLLFLGMSLGSFLGPLIYSHVGLSGTLWITAVLALFALVWILTGTKGYPIHYTRSLKGSFNIGMVKNWYVGLAVASVSVLFGSVASTVLLLHGFPEGAAISLGGLLGGLTFLGSALGAMVLPPLFEIYGKRRLGLITSGMLTTLSAVIMVVSMVYITDQFLMFAGYFLFGFFGNAYWSMALASTTYYVNDPAEAGLATSMYSVTANVGVALIPVFLGSLFGSTSTIGIGAVIVIIMEVIAGLMSFSLRTVKVNN; encoded by the coding sequence GTGAGTGCTTTTTCCGTACCCCTAAGCTCAGTCCTCTTCATAATATCGGCTTATGGATATACGATGGCCATATTAGGTCTCCTAGCCGGCTATATATCGGCCAAATTTAAAGTCCAGACCGTATTATACCTCTCTGCTGTATTGTCCTTCGTAGGTCTGTTAGGTAGGGCGCTATTGCTGGACTTTCAGGAGTTCCTCTTCTCCGCAATACTTGCAGCGGTCTCGTATCCTTTAGCAGTAGCACCAGTAGGGAGCATAGCTGAATCCCTTTTTAAGGGGAGGTCGCAGACTGTCGTAGGGATAACCGTGGGACTACTCTTCCTAGGCATGTCGTTAGGGTCCTTTCTAGGCCCCCTTATATATTCGCATGTCGGACTATCAGGCACACTGTGGATAACTGCTGTCCTTGCCTTATTTGCCTTAGTCTGGATTTTGACCGGCACCAAAGGCTACCCTATCCACTATACTAGGTCCCTAAAAGGGAGTTTCAACATAGGTATGGTAAAGAACTGGTATGTAGGGCTTGCTGTGGCTTCAGTCTCAGTGCTCTTTGGGAGCGTTGCGTCCACAGTGCTCCTATTACATGGTTTTCCTGAGGGTGCGGCCATAAGCTTGGGAGGACTTTTAGGTGGTCTGACGTTCTTAGGTTCGGCACTAGGTGCCATGGTCTTGCCCCCTCTGTTTGAAATATATGGGAAGAGAAGGTTGGGGTTAATAACTTCGGGTATGCTTACCACACTTTCCGCAGTGATAATGGTCGTCAGTATGGTTTACATTACCGACCAGTTCCTAATGTTTGCCGGCTACTTCCTTTTCGGTTTCTTTGGGAACGCCTATTGGTCAATGGCGTTAGCCTCGACTACGTATTATGTGAACGACCCGGCAGAGGCCGGTCTGGCGACGTCGATGTACAGCGTTACAGCAAATGTAGGTGTAGCCCTCATACCGGTGTTCTTGGGGAGCCTTTTCGGGAGCACCAGTACTATAGGTATAGGTGCTGTTATAGTGATAATAATGGAAGTGATAGCTGGGCTCATGTCATTTTCACTGAGGACTGTAAAAGTTAATAACTGA
- a CDS encoding ArsR/SmtB family transcription factor, whose product MQRMMFLKEEQIKLILDPLNYKILELLINEELNPTQISQKLDIPIPTVWRRLNKLEKGGLIEVVKVTRLNNIRSKFYRAKAVYYSFPITFKVSPKDEKVKEIYERFTKILTEIYGLIGKYNTIPPGVDPIDYSVLLDVIANLEVVLEKEEEIRELLEISKKLFFSLVKADDK is encoded by the coding sequence ATGCAAAGGATGATGTTCCTCAAGGAAGAACAAATTAAGTTAATACTAGACCCTTTAAATTATAAGATCTTGGAACTCCTGATAAATGAAGAGCTAAATCCCACGCAGATATCACAAAAGCTCGACATACCGATCCCCACTGTGTGGAGGAGGCTTAATAAACTTGAAAAGGGAGGATTAATAGAAGTAGTTAAGGTAACAAGGCTAAACAATATTAGAAGCAAATTCTATAGAGCTAAGGCTGTATATTACTCTTTCCCCATAACCTTTAAGGTCTCACCTAAGGACGAAAAGGTAAAGGAAATTTATGAGAGGTTTACAAAGATCTTAACAGAGATCTATGGCCTGATCGGGAAATATAACACTATCCCCCCGGGCGTAGACCCGATCGACTACTCGGTATTACTCGACGTCATAGCTAACTTAGAGGTCGTCCTAGAGAAAGAAGAGGAAATCAGAGAGCTACTAGAAATTTCAAAGAAATTATTCTTTTCGTTAGTGAAAGCGGACGACAAATAA
- a CDS encoding heavy metal translocating P-type ATPase metal-binding domain-containing protein has protein sequence MKFRINKGELKCEHCGAPLSEEDIYVREIKGEKHYFCCSHCADAYEAGLK, from the coding sequence ATGAAGTTCCGAATAAATAAAGGAGAGCTCAAGTGCGAGCACTGCGGGGCACCCCTTTCAGAGGAAGACATATACGTCAGGGAAATAAAGGGAGAAAAACACTACTTCTGTTGCTCCCATTGTGCAGACGCCTATGAGGCAGGACTTAAATGA
- a CDS encoding heavy metal-binding domain-containing protein, translated as MSFAEGQILITTGGEIPGYKIVEVKGLVIGITVRSRGLGGNVLASLRSLKGGEIKEYVEMAEQARLQALQRMIDNAKTLGANAVINVRFDSNEIAQNMDEIIAYGTAVTVARA; from the coding sequence ATGAGTTTCGCAGAAGGACAAATCCTAATTACCACCGGAGGAGAAATACCGGGGTACAAAATAGTCGAAGTTAAAGGACTGGTAATAGGGATAACAGTGAGGTCTAGGGGTTTAGGGGGCAACGTACTCGCGTCACTGAGGAGCCTAAAGGGAGGGGAGATCAAGGAATACGTAGAAATGGCAGAGCAAGCTAGGTTACAAGCCCTACAAAGGATGATAGATAACGCTAAAACTCTCGGAGCTAATGCTGTCATTAATGTCAGGTTTGACTCCAATGAGATAGCCCAAAACATGGACGAAATAATAGCTTACGGCACAGCGGTAACTGTAGCCAGAGCATAG
- a CDS encoding MFS transporter, producing MNLKDVFKPLDQRSFDVWHVKSLITTGMGVFTDGYDLSSIGLVLTTVLAYFGISSSSPDYKLWDSLLAGSALAGAAIGALIFGYLANKGRKKFYGVDVTLMTIGALLQAVVTSPLQLVLVRGLLGLGVGADYVLSPMIMAEHSNAKDRGKLIAFGFGMMWGFGYVVASVLDLALTSLGVSPDIVWRVVLAAGAIPAVAVVYLRRKIPETPRYLLRIQGDTNTFRKVVQTLAKTDVNVDGQYKDVNTFRDYFMKFYKVFITAAVLWFLFDIVAYSGILFGPSKIAPAVGITNGAIFNLLIEFVFVFPGGIVAIMLIDRVGRKPLQVAGFLGMFASLMLFSTLRPVIPVIGAFILYGLMNFFQQAGPGSISASGMLGVELAPTKVRGTVQSITVAAGRTGATLTSFLFPFLPLDVAIGILSVLSLVAAILTYFGIPETKGKPLEESSGEIKVTEEVEEKS from the coding sequence ATGAATTTAAAAGATGTATTTAAACCCTTAGACCAGAGGAGTTTTGACGTATGGCACGTAAAGTCTCTGATAACGACGGGGATGGGCGTATTCACCGACGGGTACGACTTGTCATCTATCGGGTTGGTGTTGACGACAGTGCTAGCGTATTTCGGGATAAGCAGTAGTTCCCCTGACTATAAACTTTGGGACTCCCTCCTAGCAGGGTCTGCACTGGCAGGGGCCGCTATAGGTGCTTTGATCTTCGGCTACTTGGCCAATAAGGGAAGGAAAAAGTTCTACGGCGTCGACGTGACCCTTATGACAATAGGTGCCCTGTTACAAGCCGTAGTGACATCTCCCTTACAGTTAGTACTGGTAAGGGGGCTCCTAGGGCTAGGAGTGGGTGCCGACTACGTTTTATCGCCCATGATAATGGCGGAGCACTCGAACGCTAAGGACAGGGGGAAATTAATAGCCTTCGGCTTCGGTATGATGTGGGGGTTCGGTTACGTAGTAGCGTCTGTATTAGACTTAGCACTGACGAGCTTAGGTGTGAGCCCCGACATAGTGTGGAGGGTAGTCCTCGCAGCAGGTGCGATACCAGCAGTAGCCGTAGTATACCTGAGGAGGAAGATACCTGAAACCCCGAGGTACTTACTCAGGATACAAGGGGACACCAATACGTTCCGAAAAGTAGTACAGACGTTAGCTAAGACCGACGTTAACGTCGACGGCCAATACAAGGACGTTAATACTTTCAGGGACTACTTTATGAAGTTCTACAAAGTGTTCATAACAGCAGCCGTCCTATGGTTCCTGTTCGATATAGTGGCTTACTCGGGGATTTTGTTCGGGCCCTCAAAGATAGCCCCTGCTGTTGGTATCACAAACGGTGCGATATTTAACCTACTAATAGAGTTCGTTTTCGTGTTCCCCGGAGGGATAGTGGCAATTATGCTTATAGACAGAGTAGGGAGAAAACCACTCCAAGTAGCGGGCTTCTTAGGTATGTTTGCCAGCTTAATGCTGTTCTCGACCTTAAGGCCGGTCATCCCGGTAATAGGGGCCTTTATACTCTACGGTCTAATGAACTTCTTCCAGCAAGCAGGGCCAGGTTCAATAAGTGCTTCGGGCATGCTGGGAGTCGAACTAGCACCGACTAAAGTTAGGGGTACAGTACAGTCTATCACCGTAGCTGCAGGGAGGACGGGTGCTACCCTCACTTCTTTTCTATTCCCGTTCTTACCGCTAGACGTAGCCATAGGGATACTGAGCGTATTATCACTAGTAGCAGCGATACTGACATACTTCGGTATACCGGAGACTAAGGGTAAACCTCTAGAGGAGAGCTCCGGAGAAATTAAAGTAACGGAAGAAGTAGAAGAAAAGAGTTAA
- a CDS encoding type II toxin-antitoxin system VapC family toxin: MAEVLKDGETLDLALLEVSNVVWKKVALTKELTEKDAVKLVAVVKDYLPQLLTVDKSLDLMERAMEISIKEKIPVYDSLYIALAEKKGRLVTGDKKQYEVAIKYVTAELV; encoded by the coding sequence ATAGCAGAGGTATTAAAAGATGGAGAGACCTTAGACCTGGCACTCCTCGAGGTCTCAAATGTAGTGTGGAAGAAAGTCGCGCTTACAAAGGAACTCACTGAAAAGGACGCAGTCAAACTAGTCGCTGTAGTTAAGGACTACCTACCGCAATTATTGACAGTCGACAAGAGCCTAGACTTAATGGAGAGGGCAATGGAGATCTCTATTAAGGAAAAAATCCCGGTTTACGACTCACTTTACATCGCTTTAGCTGAGAAAAAGGGGAGGCTAGTGACAGGGGATAAGAAACAGTATGAGGTAGCAATAAAGTATGTTACTGCAGAACTAGTTTGA
- a CDS encoding HpcH/HpaI aldolase/citrate lyase family protein has translation MIRRTQLYVPSVSEKMVKKSVELNADSIIFDLEDAVPPEEKDTARKTLLKFLKELDWGDRELCVRINPLQSPDSFADLAALFNEEKVDCLVVPKAENDLSFLHKATGKGVLPLIETAKGLTKIEEIVRSEGVIGISYGIADLALSLGGDYKWYEGNQYIKTLIVSVARAYDVDPIDKVFFDLKDTDGFRRECEEAKKLGYVGKQVIHPSQVMIANEVFSPSREELEWASRVVEAYEKARKEGKGAIRLDDKLIDYVHYKLAKRVIEFRGQ, from the coding sequence ATGATAAGGAGGACGCAGTTATATGTACCGTCAGTCTCGGAAAAGATGGTGAAGAAGTCCGTAGAGCTAAACGCCGACTCCATCATCTTCGACCTGGAAGACGCCGTCCCACCCGAGGAAAAAGACACCGCACGGAAGACGTTATTGAAGTTCCTAAAGGAACTGGACTGGGGGGACAGAGAGCTCTGTGTCAGGATAAACCCATTACAAAGCCCTGATTCTTTCGCCGACTTAGCAGCCCTATTCAATGAAGAGAAAGTGGACTGCTTAGTAGTCCCTAAGGCTGAGAACGACTTGTCGTTCCTACATAAGGCTACAGGTAAGGGGGTACTCCCGCTGATCGAGACCGCAAAGGGGCTCACCAAGATAGAGGAAATAGTAAGGTCTGAAGGGGTAATCGGTATAAGTTACGGTATAGCCGACTTGGCGTTGTCGTTGGGTGGGGACTATAAGTGGTATGAGGGGAACCAGTACATAAAGACGTTAATAGTATCGGTGGCTAGGGCTTATGACGTAGACCCTATCGATAAGGTGTTCTTCGACTTGAAAGACACAGACGGGTTCAGGAGGGAGTGCGAAGAGGCTAAAAAGCTGGGGTATGTGGGTAAACAAGTTATCCACCCCTCTCAGGTAATGATAGCCAACGAGGTCTTTTCACCAAGCAGGGAAGAACTCGAGTGGGCGTCAAGGGTAGTTGAAGCCTATGAAAAAGCGAGGAAAGAGGGTAAAGGTGCTATAAGGCTTGACGATAAACTGATAGACTATGTACACTACAAGTTGGCTAAGAGGGTAATAGAGTTCAGGGGGCAGTAA
- a CDS encoding AbrB/MazE/SpoVT family DNA-binding domain-containing protein, which yields MVKVTEKFQVTIPKDVREKINLKPNEEFEVIALNDNEILLRRKVKRVKDPLEVLIGKGEMKEEIPPEKIDELGEE from the coding sequence ATGGTTAAGGTAACAGAGAAATTCCAAGTGACTATACCGAAAGATGTTAGGGAGAAGATTAATTTAAAGCCTAATGAAGAATTTGAAGTTATCGCGCTAAACGACAACGAGATCCTATTGAGGAGGAAGGTTAAAAGGGTAAAGGACCCATTGGAAGTCCTTATCGGTAAGGGGGAAATGAAAGAAGAAATCCCGCCAGAGAAAATAGACGAGTTAGGTGAGGAATGA
- a CDS encoding DUF973 family protein → MSTGNIDAQALQQLKDAALWFIIISLLGDIGIFYSLGAIISIVGLILLFVMGIPKLRTAFQSFASTGKDVGYGFTGLKILPIAIIVEFVGGLLAVIGFLLATTSSGFVSPTGVGAGLAVAIAGGVIVVIGGIIVVIGGILAFIAGLLIGITLYRLGSFYNNDLFKIGGILEIIPVISFIGWILVYVSIDEIVRRLMGMFVPYGGAPAQPYGPAPGQAPQQYPPQPYQPYPSSQPYGQPMINVYQMGAGVIRPNGEAKFTLYSSGSISIVSATLENTTYTSNMVTPSTLNPGNNDVTVMFPSPSGLMPGGNYNIVLTLSNGQNIKVMVTYQS, encoded by the coding sequence ATGAGCACTGGTAACATAGACGCGCAAGCACTCCAACAGTTAAAGGACGCAGCCCTGTGGTTCATAATAATTTCCCTTCTCGGTGATATAGGGATTTTTTACAGCCTAGGAGCAATTATATCTATTGTGGGGCTGATCCTTCTATTCGTAATGGGGATACCCAAATTAAGGACGGCCTTCCAGTCATTCGCGAGTACCGGTAAGGACGTAGGGTACGGGTTCACCGGACTAAAGATACTACCAATAGCCATAATAGTAGAGTTCGTGGGAGGGTTGTTAGCGGTAATAGGTTTTTTACTGGCTACAACGAGCTCGGGATTCGTGTCGCCGACGGGTGTTGGGGCAGGCTTAGCGGTCGCGATAGCAGGAGGTGTTATAGTGGTCATAGGCGGTATAATAGTGGTCATAGGCGGTATATTAGCCTTTATAGCCGGGCTACTGATAGGGATAACATTATATAGGCTAGGGAGCTTCTACAACAATGACCTCTTCAAGATAGGTGGTATACTGGAGATTATACCCGTTATATCGTTCATAGGTTGGATACTGGTTTACGTAAGCATTGACGAAATTGTCAGGAGGTTAATGGGTATGTTTGTCCCTTACGGTGGGGCACCTGCACAACCCTACGGCCCTGCCCCCGGACAAGCACCTCAGCAGTACCCCCCACAGCCCTATCAACCTTACCCATCAAGTCAACCTTACGGACAACCAATGATAAACGTCTACCAAATGGGTGCAGGTGTTATAAGGCCTAACGGTGAGGCTAAGTTCACGCTCTACAGTAGCGGTAGTATAAGTATAGTAAGTGCAACACTCGAGAACACCACATACACCTCAAACATGGTAACGCCATCAACACTTAACCCGGGGAATAACGATGTCACAGTAATGTTCCCTTCACCCTCAGGCCTCATGCCGGGCGGGAACTACAATATAGTCCTGACACTGTCTAACGGACAGAACATCAAGGTAATGGTGACGTATCAGTCTTAG
- a CDS encoding type II toxin-antitoxin system VapC family toxin has protein sequence MNYFVDSNVFVYAKINDKKYGICCQNIIKKIYEKEVEVIIDNVILLEVANALRKLGVRDIQDEVLAILSLPIRVIDFKQEDVIEATRDLSLSPYDSLHYVISKKYNAKIISADKDFKERIDPCNFTLDL, from the coding sequence ATGAACTATTTTGTAGATAGTAACGTTTTCGTTTACGCTAAAATAAATGATAAAAAGTATGGTATTTGTTGCCAAAATATAATAAAGAAAATTTATGAAAAGGAGGTCGAAGTGATTATAGATAATGTAATCCTACTGGAAGTAGCAAATGCGTTGAGGAAATTGGGAGTTAGGGACATACAAGACGAGGTCTTGGCAATACTATCGTTACCTATAAGGGTGATAGATTTTAAGCAAGAAGACGTAATAGAGGCTACAAGAGACCTCTCACTCTCGCCTTATGATTCGTTACATTATGTAATTTCGAAGAAATATAACGCTAAGATAATATCAGCAGATAAGGACTTCAAAGAAAGAATAGACCCTTGTAATTTCACATTGGACTTATAG